Proteins from one Streptomyces genisteinicus genomic window:
- a CDS encoding class I adenylate-forming enzyme family protein, with protein sequence MTDARTAADPRPFVSYAEQILDTLAHEPGRPAVTAVDGRRLTAGAFLAATCRLARWLTGRGIGPGQTVCLLTGNTPEALYARYAANLAGARVVHLYERLPAGTLAHIVESVGPRLLLADSTRGGDLDRLLPLVRVPEAGTLGPGRHGDDVVAASAGLDASPFPSPAGPDDDWCIRHTGGTTGVPKGLQMRHGPYLRSLDHLREPAGPPPRHLVSTPLSHVAGLCCDLAFLDGGSVVLQRSFEPGEVLRAVERERITHLWLLPPLLHQLLDHPALPTTDVSSLRRVTYGGSPASAARLRQAAEVLGPVLHGWYGQTETLGLTEVHADEHEVTGRHGQITVGRPMPGVEIVVRDDRGEAVAAGTEGEIHARTPAMMSGYWKQPELTDRVLRDGWVRTGDVGYLDDRGYLFLTDRGTDLLTLAGRQVSPREIEELLLTHPGVARCAVVGVHDKEAVQRIHAVVVTAPGHRLTADELHTFVADRKGGDHAPHSVRFAGTIPLTAVGKPDRNLLRRQLR encoded by the coding sequence ATGACCGACGCGCGGACGGCGGCGGACCCCCGTCCCTTCGTCAGCTACGCCGAGCAGATCCTCGACACCCTCGCGCACGAGCCCGGGCGGCCGGCGGTGACGGCTGTCGACGGCCGGCGGCTCACCGCCGGGGCCTTCCTCGCGGCCACCTGCCGGCTCGCCCGGTGGCTGACCGGCCGCGGCATCGGTCCCGGGCAGACCGTCTGCCTGCTCACGGGCAACACCCCCGAGGCGCTGTACGCCCGGTACGCGGCGAATCTGGCCGGCGCCCGCGTGGTCCACCTCTACGAGCGCCTGCCCGCCGGGACGCTCGCCCACATCGTGGAGAGCGTCGGGCCACGGCTGCTCCTGGCCGACTCCACCAGGGGCGGGGACCTCGACCGGCTGCTGCCGCTCGTCCGGGTCCCCGAGGCGGGGACCCTGGGCCCGGGACGCCACGGCGACGACGTGGTCGCCGCGTCCGCCGGTCTCGACGCGTCGCCCTTCCCCTCGCCGGCCGGCCCCGACGACGACTGGTGCATCCGCCACACCGGAGGCACCACGGGCGTTCCCAAGGGCCTTCAGATGAGGCACGGCCCCTACCTCCGCAGCCTCGATCACCTGCGCGAACCCGCCGGCCCGCCGCCCCGCCATCTGGTCTCCACTCCTCTCAGCCATGTCGCCGGGCTCTGCTGCGACCTGGCGTTCCTCGACGGCGGATCGGTCGTCCTGCAGCGCTCCTTCGAACCCGGCGAGGTGCTCCGCGCCGTCGAGCGGGAGCGGATCACCCACCTGTGGCTCCTGCCGCCCCTGCTGCACCAGCTGCTGGACCACCCCGCGCTCCCCACCACCGACGTGTCCTCGCTCCGCCGCGTCACCTACGGCGGCAGCCCCGCCTCGGCGGCGAGACTGCGGCAGGCCGCCGAGGTCCTCGGACCGGTGCTCCACGGCTGGTACGGGCAGACCGAGACCCTCGGCCTCACCGAGGTGCACGCGGACGAGCACGAGGTGACGGGCCGTCATGGACAGATCACCGTGGGCCGCCCCATGCCCGGTGTCGAGATCGTCGTCCGCGACGACCGGGGCGAAGCGGTGGCGGCCGGCACGGAGGGCGAGATCCACGCCCGCACCCCCGCCATGATGAGCGGCTACTGGAAGCAGCCGGAGCTCACCGACCGCGTGCTCAGGGACGGGTGGGTCCGCACCGGGGACGTCGGCTACCTCGACGACCGCGGCTACCTCTTCCTCACCGACCGCGGCACCGATCTCCTCACCCTGGCCGGCCGGCAGGTCTCCCCCCGCGAGATCGAGGAACTGCTGCTCACCCACCCCGGAGTGGCCCGGTGCGCGGTCGTCGGCGTCCACGACAAGGAGGCGGTCCAGCGGATCCACGCCGTCGTCGTCACCGCGCCGGGCCACCGGCTCACCGCCGACGAACTCCACACCTTCGTCGCCGATCGCAAGGGCGGCGACCACGCACCCCACAGCGTGCGGTTCGCCGGGACCATCCCGCTGACCGCCGTCGGCAAGCCGGACCGGAACCTGCTCCGGCGGCAGCTCCGCTGA
- a CDS encoding alpha/beta fold hydrolase: MNADQVRRFTYDGFGYRCRIVENPAPLTEPIVVVGGAFQDMHAFRRLEGPWAASSTLINVELPGSGAADALPASHGFEFLSDVLIHLLDGLGLARANLFGASYGAPVVYGVAQERPERVARMALFGVAPRYPDAGLRALRALVDALEAGDTEAYARLIVAALVPPADRRIRNRPSVTKLLTLVMGAVTPDEIPRHIASTLRLIEWKGLRPGGIGGVPALCFTGEHDPLTCPGLGREAAATIEGAVFTMIREAGHLPVLERPREFADLVARFFTDRPLHDLPYTTPLERQPLPAGTGAL; encoded by the coding sequence ATGAACGCTGACCAGGTGCGCCGCTTCACCTACGACGGCTTCGGCTACCGCTGCCGGATCGTGGAGAACCCCGCACCGCTGACCGAGCCGATCGTCGTCGTCGGGGGCGCCTTCCAGGACATGCACGCCTTCCGGCGGCTGGAGGGGCCGTGGGCCGCCTCGTCGACGCTGATCAACGTGGAACTGCCCGGCTCCGGAGCGGCCGACGCGCTGCCCGCCTCCCACGGCTTCGAATTCCTCTCCGACGTCCTGATCCACCTCCTGGACGGTCTGGGCCTGGCCAGGGCCAACCTGTTCGGTGCCTCGTACGGCGCGCCCGTCGTCTACGGCGTGGCCCAGGAGCGGCCCGAGCGGGTGGCCCGCATGGCCCTGTTCGGTGTCGCCCCGCGGTATCCGGACGCCGGGCTCCGGGCCCTGCGCGCCCTGGTGGACGCGCTGGAGGCCGGCGACACGGAGGCCTACGCCCGGCTGATCGTCGCCGCACTGGTGCCCCCGGCCGACCGCAGGATCCGCAACCGTCCATCGGTCACGAAGCTGCTCACCCTGGTCATGGGGGCGGTGACGCCCGACGAGATCCCGCGGCACATCGCCTCGACGCTCCGTCTGATCGAGTGGAAGGGGCTGCGGCCGGGCGGCATCGGGGGAGTTCCGGCGCTCTGCTTCACCGGCGAGCACGATCCGCTGACCTGCCCCGGTCTGGGGCGCGAGGCGGCCGCCACCATCGAGGGCGCCGTGTTCACGATGATCCGCGAGGCCGGCCATCTGCCCGTCCTGGAACGGCCCCGGGAGTTCGCCGACCTCGTGGCGCGCTTCTTCACCGACCGCCCCCTGCACGACCTGCCCTACACCACCCCGCTGGAGAGGCAGCCCCTCCCCGCCGGGACCGGGGCCCTGTAG
- a CDS encoding DNA repair helicase XPB has translation MNGPLIVQSDKTLLLEVDHELADACRRVIAPFAELERAPEHIHTYRVTPLGLWNARAAGHDAEQVVDALVEYSRYPVPHALLVDIAETMARYGRLTLSKHPTHGLVLTTTDRPVLEEILRSKKIQPLVGTRIDPDTVAVHPSERGQIKQTLLKLGWPAEDLAGYVDGEAHRIDLAEDGWALRPYQTQAVEGFWHGGSGVVVLPCGAGKTLVGAGAMAQAKATTLILVTNTVSARQWKHELVKRTTLTEDEIGEYSGTKKEIRPVTIATYQVLTTRRKGVYPHLELFDSRDWGLIVYDEVHLLPAPVFKFTADLQARRRLGLTATLVREDGRESDVFSLIGPKRFDAPWKEIEAQGYIAPADCVEVRVNLTDSERLAYATAETEEKYRFCATTATKRKVTERLVRKHAGQQILVIGQYIDQLDELGEHLDAPVIKGETPNSQREKLFDAFRNGEISVLVVSKVANFSIDLPEATIAIQVSGTFGSRQEEAQRLGRVLRPKADGHKAHFYSVVARDTIDQDFAAHRQRFLAEQGYAYRIVDADDLLADSGEPA, from the coding sequence GTGAACGGTCCCCTCATCGTCCAGAGCGACAAGACGCTACTCCTCGAAGTCGACCACGAACTGGCCGACGCCTGCCGCCGGGTCATCGCGCCCTTCGCCGAACTGGAGCGCGCCCCCGAGCACATCCACACCTACCGGGTCACTCCGCTCGGTCTGTGGAACGCGCGGGCCGCCGGGCACGACGCCGAGCAGGTGGTGGACGCGCTGGTCGAGTACTCGCGCTACCCCGTGCCGCACGCGCTGCTCGTCGACATCGCCGAGACGATGGCCCGCTACGGCCGCCTCACGCTCAGCAAGCACCCCACCCACGGGCTCGTCCTCACCACCACCGACCGCCCGGTGCTGGAGGAGATCCTGCGGTCCAAGAAGATCCAGCCGCTGGTCGGCACCCGGATCGACCCGGACACGGTGGCCGTGCACCCCTCCGAGCGGGGGCAGATCAAGCAGACGCTGCTGAAGCTGGGCTGGCCCGCCGAGGACCTGGCCGGCTACGTGGACGGCGAGGCCCACCGCATCGACCTGGCCGAGGACGGCTGGGCGCTGCGCCCGTACCAGACCCAGGCCGTGGAGGGCTTCTGGCACGGCGGTTCGGGTGTCGTCGTCCTGCCGTGCGGCGCGGGCAAGACCCTCGTGGGCGCGGGCGCGATGGCGCAGGCGAAGGCGACGACGCTGATCCTCGTCACCAACACCGTCTCGGCCCGGCAGTGGAAGCACGAGCTGGTGAAGCGGACGACGCTCACCGAGGACGAGATCGGCGAGTACAGCGGCACGAAGAAGGAGATCCGCCCGGTCACCATCGCCACCTACCAGGTGCTGACGACCCGGCGGAAGGGCGTCTACCCGCACCTGGAGCTCTTCGACTCCCGTGACTGGGGCCTGATCGTCTACGACGAGGTGCATCTGCTGCCCGCGCCGGTGTTCAAGTTCACCGCCGACCTCCAGGCGCGGCGGCGGCTCGGCCTGACCGCGACGCTGGTGCGCGAGGACGGCCGGGAGTCGGACGTCTTCTCGCTGATCGGCCCCAAGCGCTTCGACGCCCCGTGGAAGGAGATCGAGGCGCAGGGCTACATCGCGCCCGCGGACTGCGTCGAGGTCCGGGTCAACCTCACCGACTCGGAGCGCCTCGCGTACGCGACGGCCGAGACGGAGGAGAAGTACCGCTTCTGCGCGACGACGGCGACCAAGCGGAAGGTGACCGAGCGGCTGGTGCGCAAGCACGCGGGCCAGCAGATCCTCGTCATCGGCCAGTACATCGACCAGCTCGACGAGCTCGGTGAGCACCTGGACGCCCCGGTCATCAAGGGCGAGACGCCGAACTCGCAGCGCGAGAAGCTGTTCGACGCGTTCCGCAACGGCGAGATCAGCGTGCTGGTGGTGTCCAAGGTCGCGAACTTCTCGATCGACCTGCCGGAGGCCACGATCGCCATCCAGGTCTCCGGCACCTTCGGGTCCCGCCAGGAGGAGGCCCAGCGGCTGGGGCGGGTGCTGCGTCCGAAGGCGGACGGGCACAAGGCGCACTTCTACTCGGTGGTCGCCCGCGACACGATCGACCAGGACTTCGCCGCCCACCGGCAGCGGTTCCTGGCGGAGCAGGGCTACGCGTACCGGATCGTCGACGCGGACGATCTGCTGGCGGACTCGGGCGAACCGGCCTGA
- a CDS encoding HelD family protein produces MPAHVPAPPTPASAASSPDPQPDGGPLGRERAHLAASRSALRAMREDVQSLDIKDVTANWVNAAVLEAQIGERVRALADLAHTPLFFGRLDYLHTAQEGQSFYIGRRHVHDAEGDPMVVDWRAPVSQPFYRASRKDPLDVGLRRRFGYTGGELTAYEDEHLTDPAEAEQTSKLLQAEIERPRVGPMRDIVATIQPEQDEIVRSGLSGSVCVQGGPGTGKTAVGLHRVAYLLYAHRERLARTGTLVIGPNRSFLHYIEQVLPALGELEVKQATVDDLVAHVEVRGADGAAAAVVKGDARMAQVLRRAVRSHVTLPAEPVVVVRGSRRWRIPAYELEEIVRELLDRDIRYGAAREALPQRIAHAVLVRMEQSGEAPDDRVQDAVARNTAVKAAVKAIWPPVDPAKLVLRLLSDAGFLAAHAEGVLDAGEQAAILMAKPPRSVKSAQWSAADAVLIDEANDLVQRTHSLGHVVLDEAQDLSPMQYRAVGRRCSTGSATVLGDLAQGTTPWATGSWAQALEHLGKPEAVVEELTAGFRVPREVIAYASRLLPHMSPGLAPVSSVRENPGSLTVDAVGGAAELDAAVVAACAASLRREGSTGLIAADGRIAALAAALTAAGMPYLAPGEETTAESRLTLVPASLAKGLEYDYVVLDEPAAVVAGEPDERTGLRRLYVALTRAVSGLAVLHAAPLPVQLA; encoded by the coding sequence GTGCCCGCGCACGTCCCCGCACCCCCGACGCCGGCCTCCGCCGCGTCCTCCCCCGACCCGCAGCCCGACGGCGGTCCGCTCGGCCGTGAACGCGCGCATCTGGCGGCCTCCCGGTCGGCACTGCGTGCGATGCGCGAGGACGTCCAGTCGCTCGACATCAAGGACGTCACCGCGAACTGGGTCAACGCGGCGGTGCTGGAGGCGCAGATCGGCGAACGGGTCCGGGCGCTGGCCGATCTCGCGCACACGCCCCTGTTCTTCGGCCGCCTCGACTACCTCCACACCGCCCAGGAGGGCCAGAGCTTCTACATCGGGCGCCGCCATGTGCACGACGCCGAGGGCGACCCGATGGTCGTCGACTGGCGCGCTCCCGTCTCGCAGCCGTTCTACCGGGCCTCCCGCAAGGACCCCCTGGACGTGGGGCTGCGGCGGCGCTTCGGCTACACGGGCGGGGAGCTCACCGCGTACGAGGACGAGCACCTGACCGATCCCGCGGAGGCCGAACAGACCTCGAAGCTGCTCCAGGCGGAGATCGAACGGCCGCGCGTGGGACCCATGCGGGACATCGTGGCGACCATCCAGCCCGAGCAGGACGAGATCGTCCGCAGCGGGCTGTCCGGCTCGGTCTGCGTGCAGGGCGGTCCGGGCACCGGGAAGACGGCCGTGGGCCTGCACCGGGTGGCGTACCTGCTCTACGCGCACCGGGAGCGCCTGGCCCGCACGGGCACGCTGGTCATCGGGCCGAACCGGTCCTTCCTGCACTACATCGAGCAGGTCCTGCCCGCCCTCGGCGAGCTGGAGGTGAAGCAGGCCACCGTCGACGACCTGGTCGCCCACGTCGAGGTGCGCGGCGCGGACGGTGCGGCGGCCGCGGTCGTGAAGGGCGACGCCAGGATGGCGCAGGTCCTGCGGCGGGCGGTCCGCTCGCACGTGACGCTGCCGGCCGAGCCGGTGGTGGTCGTCCGGGGGTCGCGGCGCTGGCGGATTCCCGCGTACGAACTGGAGGAGATCGTCCGCGAGTTGCTGGACCGGGACATCCGCTACGGCGCCGCACGCGAGGCGCTGCCGCAGCGGATCGCGCACGCCGTGCTGGTGCGCATGGAGCAGTCCGGCGAGGCGCCCGACGACCGCGTGCAGGACGCGGTGGCCCGCAACACGGCGGTCAAGGCGGCGGTGAAGGCGATCTGGCCGCCGGTCGACCCGGCGAAGCTGGTGCTCCGGCTGCTGTCGGACGCCGGCTTCCTCGCGGCGCACGCGGAGGGCGTCCTCGACGCCGGCGAGCAGGCCGCGATCCTGATGGCGAAGCCGCCGCGGAGCGTGAAGTCGGCGCAGTGGTCGGCGGCGGACGCGGTGCTGATCGACGAGGCGAACGACCTGGTGCAGCGCACGCATTCGCTGGGCCACGTCGTGCTCGACGAGGCGCAGGACCTCTCCCCCATGCAGTACCGCGCGGTGGGGCGCCGGTGCTCGACCGGTTCGGCGACGGTTCTCGGCGACCTGGCGCAGGGCACGACGCCGTGGGCGACGGGCTCGTGGGCCCAGGCGCTGGAGCACCTGGGGAAGCCGGAGGCCGTGGTCGAGGAGCTGACCGCGGGTTTCCGCGTCCCGCGTGAGGTGATCGCCTACGCCTCCCGTCTGCTGCCGCACATGTCTCCCGGGCTGGCGCCGGTCTCCTCGGTGCGCGAGAACCCCGGCTCGCTGACGGTCGACGCGGTCGGCGGGGCGGCGGAGCTGGACGCGGCCGTCGTCGCGGCGTGCGCGGCGTCGCTCCGCCGCGAGGGTTCGACCGGTTTGATCGCGGCGGACGGCCGGATCGCGGCGCTGGCGGCGGCGCTCACCGCCGCGGGCATGCCGTACCTCGCCCCGGGCGAGGAGACGACGGCCGAGTCCCGTCTGACGCTGGTGCCCGCGTCCCTGGCGAAGGGCCTGGAGTACGACTACGTGGTCCTCGACGAGCCGGCCGCGGTCGTGGCGGGGGAACCCGACGAGCGCACCGGCCTCCGCCGTCTCTACGTGGCCCTGACGAGGGCGGTCTCCGGCCTCGCCGTCCTCCACGCGGCACCGCTGCCCGTACAGCTCGCCTGA
- a CDS encoding copper homeostasis protein CutC, whose product MSNRALLEVIALDAEDAVAARAGGADRLELVTDMAADGLTPPTATFRGIRAAVDIPLRVMLRLTDGFAAGGPGDVDTLVRTASELRDAGADEFVLGFLDDHGLPDLVTVERLVAVLDGCHWTFHRAIDRAADRDALRKQLADVPGLDTYLTAGSPAGVDDGLPTLVAEAARHDDPGYEPTLLVGGGLRLEHVPGLRRAGLTAFHIGGAARPSGWSAPVCADAVRAWREALDA is encoded by the coding sequence ATGAGCAACCGTGCACTCCTTGAGGTGATCGCCCTCGACGCGGAGGACGCGGTCGCCGCCCGGGCCGGGGGAGCCGACCGCCTGGAACTGGTCACCGACATGGCGGCCGACGGCCTGACCCCGCCGACCGCGACCTTCCGCGGCATCCGCGCCGCCGTGGACATCCCGCTGCGCGTGATGCTCCGCCTCACCGACGGATTCGCCGCCGGCGGTCCCGGCGACGTCGACACGCTCGTGCGCACCGCGTCGGAACTGCGGGACGCGGGAGCGGACGAGTTCGTCCTCGGATTCCTCGACGACCACGGTCTGCCCGACCTGGTCACCGTCGAGCGCCTGGTCGCCGTCCTCGACGGCTGCCACTGGACGTTCCACCGCGCCATCGACCGGGCCGCCGACCGCGACGCGCTGCGCAAGCAGCTCGCGGACGTCCCCGGCCTGGACACGTACCTGACGGCCGGCTCCCCGGCCGGAGTCGACGACGGGCTGCCGACGCTGGTCGCCGAGGCCGCGCGGCACGACGATCCGGGCTACGAGCCGACCCTGCTGGTCGGCGGCGGCCTCCGCCTGGAGCACGTTCCCGGACTGCGCCGGGCCGGCCTCACCGCCTTCCACATCGGCGGCGCCGCCCGCCCCTCCGGCTGGTCCGCCCCCGTCTGCGCCGACGCGGTCCGCGCCTGGCGCGAGGCCCTCGACGCGTAG
- a CDS encoding heavy metal translocating P-type ATPase: MPTAAAHPATSEAREVELAIGGMTCASCAARIEKKLNRMDGVEATVNYATEKAKVSFADGVDVADLIATVEKTGYSAHEPAPVRPAQDQDGGSPAEEPDELTPLRQRLVTAVVLSVPVIAMAMVPAFQFEYWQWLSLTLAAPVVTYAAWPFHRAAFTNARHGAATMDTLISVGTSAAFLWSLWALFFGTAGTPGMTHPFEFTVARSDGAGNIYLEAAAGVTAFILAGRWFEARSKRKAGAALRALLELGAKEVTVLRGGREVTVPTSELTVGTRFLVRPGEKIATDGTVVEGSSAIDASMLTGESVPVEVSVGDTVTGATLNAGGRLVVEATRVGSDTQLARMAKLVEDAQNGKAAAQRLADRISAVFVPVVIGLALATLGFWLGNGSGLTAAFTAAVAVLIIACPCALGLATPTALMVGTGRGAQLGILIKGPEVLETTRAVDTIVLDKTGTVTTGRMTLLAVRTAEGVTEDEVLRLAGALENASEHPVARAVAAGAAERVGTLPAPEDFANVPGLGVQGVVEGHAVLVGREKLLGDWAMELTPELAAAKQEAERAGRTAIAVAWDGEARAVLEVADAVKDTSAEAVRRLRALGLTPILLTGDNRTVAEAVAAEVGIDEVVAEVMPEDKVDVVRRLQSEGRSVAMVGDGVNDAAALATADLGLAMGTGTDAAIEAGDLTLVRGDLNAAADAIRLSRRTLGTIRTNLFWAFAYNVAALPLAAAGLLNPMIAGAAMAFSSVFVVGNSLRLRGFRPTG; the protein is encoded by the coding sequence ATGCCGACCGCAGCCGCACACCCGGCCACCAGCGAAGCCCGCGAGGTAGAGCTCGCCATCGGCGGCATGACGTGTGCCTCCTGCGCGGCCCGCATCGAGAAGAAGCTCAACCGCATGGACGGCGTCGAGGCCACCGTCAACTACGCGACCGAGAAGGCGAAGGTCTCCTTCGCCGACGGCGTCGACGTGGCGGATCTCATCGCGACCGTCGAGAAGACCGGCTACTCCGCCCACGAGCCCGCCCCCGTGCGCCCCGCACAGGACCAGGACGGCGGGAGTCCCGCCGAGGAGCCGGACGAGCTCACGCCCCTGCGGCAGCGCCTGGTCACCGCCGTCGTCCTCTCCGTGCCCGTGATCGCGATGGCCATGGTCCCGGCGTTCCAGTTCGAGTACTGGCAGTGGCTGAGCCTCACCCTCGCGGCCCCCGTCGTCACCTACGCGGCCTGGCCCTTCCACCGCGCCGCCTTCACCAACGCCCGCCACGGCGCCGCCACCATGGACACCCTGATCTCCGTCGGCACCTCGGCGGCCTTCCTGTGGTCCCTGTGGGCGCTCTTCTTCGGCACCGCCGGCACCCCGGGCATGACCCACCCCTTCGAGTTCACCGTCGCCCGCAGCGACGGCGCCGGGAACATCTACCTGGAGGCCGCGGCCGGCGTCACCGCGTTCATCCTGGCCGGGCGCTGGTTCGAGGCGCGCTCCAAGCGCAAGGCGGGAGCGGCCCTGCGGGCGCTGCTGGAACTCGGCGCGAAGGAGGTCACCGTCCTGCGCGGCGGCCGCGAGGTGACCGTCCCGACGTCCGAGCTCACGGTCGGGACGCGCTTCCTGGTCCGCCCCGGCGAGAAGATCGCCACCGACGGCACCGTCGTCGAGGGGTCCTCCGCGATCGACGCGTCGATGCTGACCGGGGAGTCCGTGCCCGTGGAGGTCTCCGTGGGCGACACCGTCACCGGCGCCACCCTGAACGCCGGCGGCCGGCTCGTCGTCGAGGCCACCCGCGTCGGCTCCGACACCCAGCTCGCCCGGATGGCCAAGCTCGTCGAGGACGCGCAGAACGGCAAGGCCGCCGCCCAGCGCCTCGCCGACCGGATCTCGGCCGTCTTCGTCCCCGTCGTCATCGGCCTCGCCCTCGCGACCCTCGGCTTCTGGCTCGGCAACGGCTCCGGGCTGACCGCCGCGTTCACCGCCGCCGTCGCCGTCCTGATCATCGCCTGCCCCTGCGCCCTGGGACTGGCCACCCCGACCGCGCTGATGGTCGGCACCGGGCGCGGCGCCCAGCTCGGCATCCTGATCAAGGGACCCGAGGTGCTGGAGACCACCCGCGCCGTCGACACGATCGTGCTCGACAAGACCGGCACCGTCACCACCGGCCGGATGACCCTGCTCGCCGTCCGCACCGCCGAGGGCGTCACCGAGGACGAGGTGCTGCGCCTGGCCGGCGCGCTGGAGAACGCCTCGGAGCACCCCGTCGCCCGGGCCGTCGCCGCCGGAGCCGCCGAGCGCGTCGGCACCCTGCCCGCCCCCGAGGACTTCGCCAACGTGCCCGGCCTCGGCGTGCAGGGCGTCGTCGAGGGGCACGCGGTGCTCGTCGGGCGGGAGAAGCTGCTCGGGGACTGGGCGATGGAGCTCACCCCGGAGCTCGCCGCCGCCAAGCAGGAGGCGGAGCGCGCCGGGCGGACCGCGATCGCCGTCGCCTGGGACGGCGAGGCCCGCGCCGTCCTGGAGGTCGCCGACGCCGTCAAGGACACCAGCGCCGAAGCCGTCCGCAGGCTGCGCGCCCTCGGGCTCACCCCGATCCTGCTCACCGGCGACAACCGGACCGTCGCGGAGGCGGTCGCCGCGGAGGTCGGCATCGACGAGGTGGTCGCGGAGGTCATGCCCGAGGACAAGGTGGACGTCGTCCGCCGCCTCCAGTCCGAGGGACGCAGCGTCGCCATGGTCGGCGACGGGGTCAACGACGCCGCCGCGCTCGCCACCGCCGACCTCGGGCTCGCGATGGGCACCGGCACCGACGCCGCGATCGAGGCGGGCGACCTGACGCTGGTCCGCGGCGACCTGAACGCCGCCGCCGACGCGATCCGGCTCTCCCGCCGCACCCTCGGCACCATCCGGACCAACCTCTTCTGGGCCTTCGCCTACAACGTGGCGGCGCTGCCGCTGGCCGCGGCGGGCCTGCTGAACCCGATGATCGCGGGGGCGGCGATGGCGTTCTCCTCGGTGTTCGTCGTCGGGAACTCGCTGCGCCTGCGGGGCTTCCGCCCGACGGGCTGA
- a CDS encoding HD domain-containing protein: MPALPAHPAHDALRTRWRTTLLDALDVGGTGRPGHPGPDPDPDPDHRYADSLLARWAELQRRYHTTDHLLAVLDRIDEIADHAHDPAAVRLAAWFHDAVYLPDRSENEERSARLAERALAELGVDERRTAEVARLVRLTVTHDPAPGDADGEVLCDADLAILAAPPQAYAAYAAAVREEYAFVPEEAFRDGRAAVLRQLLALPALFRTPYGREQWERAARHNLTVELELLAAS; the protein is encoded by the coding sequence ATGCCCGCCCTCCCCGCGCACCCCGCCCACGACGCCCTCCGCACGCGCTGGCGCACCACCCTGCTCGACGCCCTCGACGTGGGCGGCACGGGCCGGCCCGGGCACCCCGGCCCCGACCCCGACCCCGACCCCGACCACCGGTACGCCGATTCGCTGCTCGCCCGCTGGGCCGAACTGCAGCGGCGCTACCACACCACCGACCACCTGCTCGCGGTCCTCGACCGGATCGACGAGATCGCGGACCATGCCCACGACCCCGCGGCCGTCCGCCTCGCGGCCTGGTTCCACGACGCCGTCTACCTGCCGGACCGCTCCGAGAACGAGGAGCGCTCCGCCCGCCTGGCCGAGCGGGCGCTCGCCGAGCTGGGCGTCGACGAGCGGCGCACCGCCGAGGTCGCCCGGCTGGTCCGGCTCACCGTCACCCACGACCCCGCTCCCGGCGACGCCGACGGCGAGGTCCTCTGCGACGCCGACCTCGCGATCCTCGCCGCGCCCCCGCAGGCGTACGCCGCCTACGCGGCCGCCGTGCGGGAGGAGTACGCCTTCGTGCCCGAGGAGGCGTTCCGCGACGGCCGGGCGGCGGTGCTGCGACAGCTCCTCGCCCTGCCCGCGCTGTTCCGGACGCCGTACGGGCGCGAGCAGTGGGAGCGGGCCGCGCGGCACAACCTCACCGTCGAGCTGGAGCTGCTGGCCGCATCGTGA